The segment GCCGAAGGCCGCGCCGCCGACGCGGGCCTCGCGCGTTTCCTGAAGAACAATCTGAGGCCGGTACTCGTACGGGCGAAGCCCGTCTTTTCCGACCTGGCCACGGTCGCTTCGAAGCCGGGCGCCAACAACGACTTCAACGACCTGGTGACCTCGCTGACTCCGCTCCACGAAGTCGCCGAGCCGGCTGTCGACGCCGCCATCAAGTCGTTTGACGCCTCTCAGGAAGATGTAGCGCAGACCAGGGCCTTCGGTCCGGACATCTTCAACGCGTTCGGCAAGCTCGGCGCTTCGGCCGCCAACTACGACGGCAACGGCCACTACGCTCGGGTCACGCCCACGGCGACCGGCCTCTACCAGTTGAACGGGGTGGCGATCCAGCCGGCGACCAGTGCGGTCTACAGCGGACTTGACTTCGTCGGTGGCGCCCAGCGCTGTCCCGGCGGCTCGACCCAGGCGATCGCCGGATCGAATCCGTTCCTCGACAACGGCAACCTTGTCGGCAAGTGTGATCCGGGGCAGGCGCCGTGAGAAAAGTAATCCTCATAGTGATCGCCATCCTTGTCGTGATCGCGGCCTTCCTGCTGCTCAGGAGCTGTGGTGACGACGCCGGGGCCTACAAGGTCAGGGCCGTCTTCGACAACGGCGCCTTCGTGGTGCCGGGTGAAGACGTTCGTGTGGCCGGCGCCAACGTCGGCAGCGTCGATTCGATCGACGTTTCGATGCCCGACGAAGTCGTCAGCTCCGATCCCGAAGACGAGGTCCAGCCCGGCAAGGCGATCATCGTCCTGAACATCACCGACAAGGGCTTCCAGGACTTCCGCGACAACGCCTCCTGCCTGATCCGGCCGCAGTCGCTGATCGGCGAGAAATTCATCGACTGCTCGGTCACCGAACCGCGCCCGTCCGGCACCGAGGCGCCGCCGGAGCTCACCGAGATCCCGGACGGCGATCCCGGCGCCGGCCAGCACCTGCTGCCGCTCGAGAACAACGGCAAGTCGGTCGACCAGGACCTGATCACCAACATTTACCGCCTGCCATACGCCCAGCGCTTCCGCATCATCCTCAACGAACTCGGCGCCGGTCTGGCCACTCGCGGGCCTGAGCTGCGGGAGACGATCACCCGCGCCAACCCGGCCCTGATGCAGGTCAACAAGGTCCTGAAGATCCTCGCGTCCCAGAACAAGCGCCTGGCCGAACTCGCCAGGAATGGCGACAAAAACCTGACCCAGCTGGCCGCGAAGCGCAAGAACCTCGTCGGGTTCTTCAGGAGCGCCGGTTCCGCGGCCGGCGCCACCGCCGAGCGCGGCGATGACCTCGAAGGCAACCTGCGTGAGCTGCCACAGACCCTGCGTGAGCTGCGCGCGACCTTCAACGCGCTCGGCACCTTCTCCACGGCCGCCAAGCCGGTCTTTGATTCGCTACGCCCGAATGTCAAGCAGATTTCCGAGGTCACGACCAAGCTGAAGCCGTTTGCCGAAGCGACCGAGATCTCGCTCGACAGCCTCGGTCGCGCGACCCGCACCGCGGGTCCCGACCTGATCGCTTCGCGACCGATCATCCAGAAGCTCGGCAAGCAGGCCCGCACCGGCAAACAGCCCGCGACCGACCTCAACTTCCTGCTCTCGAGCACCCGTCAGAACGGCGGGTTCAAGAACTTCATGAAGTTCATCTACGGTTCTGGCAGCAGCCTCAATGGCTACGACCAGTACGGCCACTACCAGCGCACGAACGTGGTCGTCACCCCCTGCACCGAGTACCAGACCCAAACCGTCATCCCTGTTTGTAACGCCAGCTGGACCGATGAGCGCGATCGACCCCCGGAAGAAGCCCTGGATGCCCTGCCGGACATCTCCGCCCTTGGCGACAGTCTTGAAGACACAACAGGCGCGAGTGGCGACACCGGCGCAACTGATGGCGCCGGGACGACCGGACCTAGCGGGCTCACCGGTGACACCGATACGACCGATGCGTTCGAAGGCGCGGACGCGCTGCCCGGCGCCCTGAGCGATCCGGACGCCGGCACCACCGGTGACACGGGCGACACGAACGACCCGCGCGGGAACAAGTACCAGCGCAAGCAGCGCGCGATGAACTCGCGCATGGCCATCCTCGACTACCTCTTGAGCCGATGAAGAAGAACCGCCGACAGTCAAGGATCTCCCAGAACCCGATGCTTGTGGGTGCGGTGACCGCGGTCATCCTCGTGGTCGGTGTCTTCTTCTCTTACAACGCGAACACCGGCCTGCCATTCGTCCCGGTCTACAACGTCAAGGTTGAACTGCCCAGCGGCCAGTCCCTGGTCAAGGGCAACGAGGTCCGGATCGCCGGCGTCCGGGTCGGTGTGATCAAATCGGTCACCGCCGATCAGCTCGCCGACGGCGAGACCGTCGCCAAGCTCGACCTGAATCTCGACAAGAGCGTCCAGCCGATCCCCGAGAACTCGACGATTACTGTGCGCCAGCGTTCGGCCCTCGGCCTCAAGTATCTGCTGCTCACCCCGGGCGATTCGCCTGAAGGCCTGCCGGCCGGCGGAACCCTCGGCCCGAGCCAGCTGAAGCCGGAAGCGGTAGATCCGGACGAAGTCTTCAACATGTTCCAGAAGCCGGTCCGTATCGCGCTTCAGCAGAACCTGGCCGAATACGGCGGCGTCTTCGCCGCTCGCGGCGGAGCGATCAACGAGATCCTCGGTCAGCTGCCGCCGCTGCTGGCGCTGGCCGAACCGGTGACCAGGAACCTGTCGTCGAAGGAGACCGACCTCGACGGCTTCATTCGTGGCCTCAGTCAGGCGGCGGCAGAGGTTGCCCCGGTGGCCGAAACTCAGGCCAGCATGTTCGTCGCGCTCGATACGACCTTCACCGCGCTGGCCGAAATCGCGCGTCCCTACTGGCAGGACTCGATCACCGAGGGACTCCAGACCCAGCTCACGACCCAGATCGAAGCGCCGCGGATCCGGCCCTTCCTTTATGCATCCGCCCGCTTTGCCACGGCCCTCCAGCCCGGCGCCGAAGCACTCGGCAAGAGCGCTCCGATCGTCAACTCCTCACTCGACCTCGGCATCCCCGTCCTGCGTTCGTCGCCGAAGCTGAACAACGAGCTTGCCCCGACAGCCCGATCGCTCCGCCAGTTCGGAGAGAGCGCGGTCGTCAATACAGGCCTCGACACCCTGATCGAGACCAACCAGATCCTGAAACCGCTGCTGGCCCACGTGGCACCCGCGCAGAACACCTGCAACTACCTGTCCCTGCTGCTGCGAAACGCCGCGGACTTCACGTCGGTCGGCGATGGCACCAACCGCTGGGTGCGGGCGGTCAGCGTGCTGCCGCCGGTCCCGCCGAACGGCGAAGGCCTGCCGGCCGCCAGTCCGGCGAACGGCGGCGACGCGAGACAGAAGAGCTTCCTGCACACGAATCCGTACCCGTACACGGCTTCGCCCGGACAGCCGCGTGCCTGCGCCGCCGGCAACGAGGTCTACGCCTTCGCCACTCAGGTGATCGGCAACAGCAACCTCTCGGCCGAACCCCTGAAGACCTTCGGCCAGACGAAAAAACAGCTGAACTGGGGCAAGTGATGGAGCACAAGCGCAAAGTCTCCAGATACAACCAGCAGTTCTTCCGGGACTGGGGTGGGGCCGGCCCGATGACTTTCGGCGTGATCGCCGTGCTGCTCGTCGCGCTCGGTATGTACCTCGCTTTCACCAAGTCGATCCCGTTCACCAGCCCCGGTTATGAAGTCAAGGCGACCTTCGGCAATGCGGTCAACATCGCGATCAAGTCGCCGGTGCGCATCGCCGGTGTCAACGTCGGCAAAGTGACCAAAAAGGAAGGCGCCGGCAACAACACCGTCGTTTCGTTCACGGTCGATCCGGAAGGGCGGCCGATCCACGAAGACGCCAGCGCCCAGATCCGGCCGCGCCTCTTCCTCGAAGGCAACTGGTTCATCGACCTCGACCCCGGCACGCCGGGCTCTCCGGAGATCGACGAGGACGGCACGATCCCGATTGCCCGGACTTCGACCAGCGTGCAGATCGGTGACGTCCTGCGCACGCTCCAGATCCCCGAGCGGGCGAACATCCAGAAGCTGCTGGTCGGGCTCGGCACCGGGCTCAACAAGAAGCCCACGGCCGAGCAGGACCTGACCTTCGAGCCTTCGGTCCAGGGCCTCAGCGGCGGCGAGGCCCTGAACGTCGCCTACCAGAGCGGCGAAGAAGCGGCCCGCGGTACGGCGGTCGTGGCCGAGGCGACGCTCGGCGAGGGGCCGAACGACCTCGGCAACCTGCTGCGCGGCCTGAGCCGGGTTACGGCCAAGGTCAACCAGCGCGGCGACGACCTGCAGGGCTTCATCCGGAACTTCGAGGTCTTTACCGGTGCCCTGGCGGCCGAGTCGAACAACCTCGGGTTGACGATCCAGGAGCTCGGACCCACCCTGCAGACCGCCCGGGTCTCGTTGGCCAGCCTCAACGCCGCCCTGCCTGCGCTGCGCGGATTCGCGATTGCGATCACCCCCGGCTTCAACGAGATTCCGCGGACGATCCGCGTGGCCACGCCCTTTACCAACCAGGTCAAGGCACTGCTGACCAAGCGTGAACTCGGCGGCCTGGCCAAGATCGCCAAGCGCTCGACGCCGGCTTCCGCCAAGTCGATCAACGCAACCCTGTTGCTGCTGCCGCAACTGCGCAACGTCGCGCTCTGCGTCGCCGAGAACATCGTGCCGACCGGCGACCAGGTGATCCAGGACGGATCACTCGGCAACGGACAGGCGGCAAGTCGCGAATTCCTCTATTCCACGGTCGGTGCTGCCGGCGCGACCCAGTCCTTCGACGCCAACGGCCCCCTGACCCGGTTCCAGGTCGGTGGCGGCCCCGTCTCGGTCAAGATGAACGACCCGCTTTACCCCGGAAACTCGAACTTCGAAACGCTTTATGGCCGTACGGAGACGCCGCCTCTCGGTACTACTCCGTCCGACAACGGGCAGCCGCCACTCGTCGGCAACCAGCTCTGCCACAACCAGGACGTGCCTGACCTGAACGGCGAGAACGCCCAGCCCGGTGCCCCGAGCCCCGCGACGTACACACCATGAAGCGCGCAATCAAGACCCACTACAAGGACTTCCTGGCGATCGCCGGGCTGATCGTGATTGCGCTCGCCGTGCTGCTGGTCATCCTCGCCAACCAGAAGGCGGCCCTGCCTTCATGGGTGCCGGGAATGGGCCAGGACTTCTATTCGATCAACGCCGAATTCGAGACGGCCCAGGCGATCACCCCGG is part of the Thermoleophilia bacterium genome and harbors:
- a CDS encoding MCE family protein, with product MEHKRKVSRYNQQFFRDWGGAGPMTFGVIAVLLVALGMYLAFTKSIPFTSPGYEVKATFGNAVNIAIKSPVRIAGVNVGKVTKKEGAGNNTVVSFTVDPEGRPIHEDASAQIRPRLFLEGNWFIDLDPGTPGSPEIDEDGTIPIARTSTSVQIGDVLRTLQIPERANIQKLLVGLGTGLNKKPTAEQDLTFEPSVQGLSGGEALNVAYQSGEEAARGTAVVAEATLGEGPNDLGNLLRGLSRVTAKVNQRGDDLQGFIRNFEVFTGALAAESNNLGLTIQELGPTLQTARVSLASLNAALPALRGFAIAITPGFNEIPRTIRVATPFTNQVKALLTKRELGGLAKIAKRSTPASAKSINATLLLLPQLRNVALCVAENIVPTGDQVIQDGSLGNGQAASREFLYSTVGAAGATQSFDANGPLTRFQVGGGPVSVKMNDPLYPGNSNFETLYGRTETPPLGTTPSDNGQPPLVGNQLCHNQDVPDLNGENAQPGAPSPATYTP
- a CDS encoding MCE family protein is translated as MKKNRRQSRISQNPMLVGAVTAVILVVGVFFSYNANTGLPFVPVYNVKVELPSGQSLVKGNEVRIAGVRVGVIKSVTADQLADGETVAKLDLNLDKSVQPIPENSTITVRQRSALGLKYLLLTPGDSPEGLPAGGTLGPSQLKPEAVDPDEVFNMFQKPVRIALQQNLAEYGGVFAARGGAINEILGQLPPLLALAEPVTRNLSSKETDLDGFIRGLSQAAAEVAPVAETQASMFVALDTTFTALAEIARPYWQDSITEGLQTQLTTQIEAPRIRPFLYASARFATALQPGAEALGKSAPIVNSSLDLGIPVLRSSPKLNNELAPTARSLRQFGESAVVNTGLDTLIETNQILKPLLAHVAPAQNTCNYLSLLLRNAADFTSVGDGTNRWVRAVSVLPPVPPNGEGLPAASPANGGDARQKSFLHTNPYPYTASPGQPRACAAGNEVYAFATQVIGNSNLSAEPLKTFGQTKKQLNWGK
- a CDS encoding MCE family protein, encoding MRKVILIVIAILVVIAAFLLLRSCGDDAGAYKVRAVFDNGAFVVPGEDVRVAGANVGSVDSIDVSMPDEVVSSDPEDEVQPGKAIIVLNITDKGFQDFRDNASCLIRPQSLIGEKFIDCSVTEPRPSGTEAPPELTEIPDGDPGAGQHLLPLENNGKSVDQDLITNIYRLPYAQRFRIILNELGAGLATRGPELRETITRANPALMQVNKVLKILASQNKRLAELARNGDKNLTQLAAKRKNLVGFFRSAGSAAGATAERGDDLEGNLRELPQTLRELRATFNALGTFSTAAKPVFDSLRPNVKQISEVTTKLKPFAEATEISLDSLGRATRTAGPDLIASRPIIQKLGKQARTGKQPATDLNFLLSSTRQNGGFKNFMKFIYGSGSSLNGYDQYGHYQRTNVVVTPCTEYQTQTVIPVCNASWTDERDRPPEEALDALPDISALGDSLEDTTGASGDTGATDGAGTTGPSGLTGDTDTTDAFEGADALPGALSDPDAGTTGDTGDTNDPRGNKYQRKQRAMNSRMAILDYLLSR